A portion of the Sulfolobales archaeon genome contains these proteins:
- a CDS encoding ABC transporter ATP-binding protein, producing MEILRIEDLYVYFPIKRGLFGQTVGYVKAVDGVSLDVSRGDGLAIVGETGSGKSTILRVILKLQKPTRGKVFFEGRDIFSLTRSEESWYRRKVQAVFQNPFQSLNPRMRVYDILVEPLKRYMKLGKSEVERRVRELLELVGLSQSVLNQYSASLSGGQAQRVAIARALAINPELVLLDEPTSALDVSIQAQILNLLQELRHKLNVTYLLVTHDLAIVSSIVEKIAVLYRGNIVEIGSVNDIFSKPLHPYTQALIASIPDPFKDIANTATGRFLKEEEVYREVSGCKLAYRCPYAEKKCFEKRPPLHNIQGRLVACWLYA from the coding sequence ATGGAAATCCTAAGAATAGAAGATCTCTACGTGTATTTTCCTATTAAGAGAGGCTTATTTGGACAGACTGTAGGGTATGTTAAAGCGGTTGACGGAGTATCTCTTGATGTAAGTCGCGGCGATGGGCTTGCTATAGTTGGTGAAACAGGTTCAGGCAAGTCTACAATACTTAGAGTTATACTTAAACTTCAGAAACCAACACGTGGAAAAGTTTTCTTCGAAGGTAGAGATATCTTCTCGCTGACTAGATCTGAAGAGAGCTGGTATCGTAGGAAAGTTCAAGCAGTTTTTCAAAACCCGTTTCAATCACTTAACCCTAGAATGCGGGTATACGATATACTTGTAGAACCTCTGAAGAGATACATGAAACTTGGAAAAAGCGAGGTAGAGAGAAGAGTTCGCGAGCTACTAGAATTAGTAGGACTGTCGCAGTCTGTTCTAAACCAGTACTCAGCCAGTCTAAGTGGTGGACAGGCTCAGCGTGTTGCAATAGCACGGGCGCTTGCTATAAACCCCGAGCTAGTACTTCTCGACGAACCTACGTCGGCTCTTGACGTCTCTATACAAGCGCAGATACTTAACCTTTTACAGGAGCTTAGGCATAAGCTCAATGTAACATATCTTCTGGTGACGCACGACCTAGCGATCGTGAGCTCTATTGTTGAGAAAATCGCTGTATTATACCGCGGTAACATAGTGGAGATAGGCTCTGTAAATGATATTTTCAGCAAACCTCTACACCCATACACTCAAGCACTGATCGCATCTATCCCCGACCCATTTAAAGACATAGCAAACACAGCTACCGGCAGGTTTTTGAAAGAAGAGGAAGTATATAGAGAGGTTAGCGGTTGCAAGCTAGCCTACAGATGTCCTTACGCAGAGAAAAAATGCTTTGAAAAAAGACCTCCGCTACATAACATACAAGGTAGACTCGTAGCTTGCTGGCTTTATGCATAG